GTATGCCAAGCATGGTCTCGTAGAAAGTCTGAAAGCAAGATATTGGATATACAGAATATTTTTGAAATATGCTTTCTGGATTGGAAATATGAAAAGTGGTGCTCAGTGGGGCATTCTCATTGGATTTTTCTTCGGATCCAAGGTATTAGGTTTTCTTGCAGACAGGTTTCCTGCTTTAAATCCATTCATACTTCCTTTTATTACGCTGTATATCCTATTTGCAATATCTACTTGGATCATCCGTCCAATTACTAATCTCTTTCTGCGTCTCAATGTATATGGGAGGTATGCTCTTACGCAAACAGAAATCCAAACATCAAACTTTGTCGGTATATCACTATGTATAGGTTTAGCTTCTTTACTGATATATCCTTTTTTTCTGAATGATCTGTTGCTGTTTACAGGAATCTTTGGTTTGTCTATGATGATTCCATTGTCTAGTATGCTAACCCCTCCTAAAAAGAATAATAAGAGAGTTCTTGTCATTTATACTTCAATACTTGCTCTGATTGGAATTACAGGTTTATTCTGTTTCGCATCAGGACTGGAAATAGCGCAAACTATGGGGTATATATACCTGATAGGTATTATGGTATTTCAATGGGTCGGTAATGCAATGATAATAGGACGATAAAAAAACACAATCCGGCCAGAATAAGCTCTGAACCGGATTGTTTCCATCCCTGAAATAAAATCTTATATATTAGCTTACGCTGTAGCCATATTTTTTAAAAACACTTTTTGCCTTTTCTGAAAAGAGGTATTTATAAAATAACTCTGCTTCTTTAAAGTTTTGTTCTTTACTCTTCTTTAAAAGAACTATTCCCTGTGCAATAGGACTATAGGATTTTGCATCAAGTTCAATCCATGTACCCTTGTTTGTCATCTCAGGACTTAATACTACTGATTTGGCAGTAAAGCCAAGGTCTGCAGCCCGGGATATCACATATTGATTTACCTGGGAAATGCTTTCTCCATTCACAATCCTGGGTTCAATGGTTTTAAATATCTTATAATAGTTCAGCACTTCAACAGCTGCCTCCCCATATGGAGCTAACTTTGGATTGGCAATAGCCACTTTATCAAATTTGTCTGATATAAGTATGGCCTTTATATTGCTCTTTTCTAGCTTACTCATTGACCATAATACCAGGCTTCCATAAGCATATACTTCCGGTTTCGTTACAGTAAAGCCTTCTTTATATAATGCCTCCGGAAATTGCATATCAGCAGAAAGAAAGATGTCAAATGGAGCACCTTCTTTTACCTGCGCTGTTATCTTCCCAGACGAGTTTATAATCAACTCCAGATTAATGCCTGTTTCCTTTTCGAAATTTTTTTCAATTTCTTTCATTGCAAACTGGGCATTGGCAGCAACAGCCACAGTTACTGTCTTCTGCGCAAAGCTATTGCAGGTCAATATTAATAGAAATAGTATATGAATATTTTTTTTAAATATCATTTTCATAGAGCTATTCCTTTTTGGGAATAATGATAATTAAAAAAAATCAAAATACTATTTTCGAAGATTGTTCCTGAAGAAATTCATTAAATGCTCTTTCCAGATTGTCGAACTCGTGAATAGCCTTTTCTCCTTCTTCTGTAAGAAATGCTCCTCCACCTTTTTTACCCCCGGTTTTGGTAGAAACCAGTTTAATAGCCGACATTGTATTCATAGAGTCAATAAGTCTCCACGCGTGTCTATAAGCCATATTCATTGATTTGGCAGCTTGGGTAATTGATCCGTACTCTTTAATTTTTTTCAAAAGTTCTACTCTTCCGGAACCTAAAAAGGCTCCATCTCCGCTTTGAACCCATATACGGCCACTCACCAGATAGTCTTTTTTCTCCATCGTCATAGTTCTGTAAACATAATGAATAAAAATAATAAGTAAAAATACTTAATTTAAAATTAAGTAAATAATAAGTATAAATACTCAATTTTTGATTTGAAGGTTAAAGAACTCCAGGGAATGCTCTTGTTTGTAGTTTGTTATGGGATTGTTTTTTGTATTAAAAATCTGAATCATCTACTACGGATGAAGATTCTTCCGAAATTTGCTGACTGATGATCATTTTGATTTTTTTAAAGATGAGGAGATTAACTAAGAGGTTGAATATCTAAAAATAGCATTCCAATAAAAGTTCCCGTCCTCCGTCCCTTGAGGGATTCATAATGGTTTATCACAACAATTTTTAATCCTTGAGACTTAATTAATTAGGAACAAATTAATTGGCTATGTGTAATAATCATGATCCTAATCACAGACATTCAATTCACTGTATTCTTGCTCCGCATATTCTCAGGGCCATCGTAAAAAATGGCACTTCGGAACAAAGGCAGAAAGCGATCACTACTCTTGCTAATGACAGTACTTTCAGGGCATTGAGAAATTATACCAATGCTACTTTAGCAGGAACTGGTCCAGTAACTATGATTAGTCCGGGTAATAAACAGAGAACTATAATAGATGCTAAGAACTTGCAGAGCACAGAAGGAAAAATAGTGAGGTTTGAAGGTGATCCTGCTACCAATGATCCGGCTGTTGATGAAGCATATGATGGACTTGGCGTTACGTATGATTTCTTCTGGAATATATTCGAAAGACATTCTATAGATGATGAAGGTATGCCATTGCAAGGTATTGTACACTTTGGGAAAGAATACAACAATGCTTTCTGGGATGGTCAGAAGATGACATTCGGAGATGGTGATGATGACCTCTTTAAGCGATTTACAATATCTCTCGATGTAATCGGACACGAACTTGCTCATGGCGTCACGGAAGATGAGGCTGGGCTTGTATACTTTAACCAGGCCGGAGCTTTGAATGAATCTATGTCAGATGTTTTCGGTTCGATGGTGAAGCAATATAAACTTAACCAATCATCAGATAAAGCGGACTGGCTCATAGGAGCGGAACTCCTTTCAGACAAAATAAACGGGAAGGCATTAAGATCTATGAGTGATCCTGGCTCTGCCTATGATGATCCTGTTTTGGGAAAAGATCCTCAGCCAAAGCATATGAATGATTTTGTGAATACATTCGAAGACAATGGTGGAGTTCATATCAATTCCGGCATTCCAAATCGTGCATTTTATCTGGCTGCAACCAGCATAGGAGGCTTTGCATGGGAAAGAGCAGGTAAAATCTGGTATGAAACACTTAAAGATGCGAGATTAAGAGCAAACACAGGATTTAAACGTTTTGCAAATCTTACAGTGTACAATGCAGTAAGGCTATTCGGACAAGGAAGTCAGGAAGAACAAGCTGTACTAAACGCCTGGAATGAGGTTGGTATTAAAACATCAGTTAAAGAACCATTGCAATATGCTCATTGAATTTAAATCAGATGGAGGGATTGCTTATTTCCCGGGATTGAACAGATCCAAACTGATTAATACAGACTCATTAAATAATGAGGATTCAATGAAAGCTAGGGAACTTGTGCATAGGTGCAGGTTCTTTAGCATTTCTTATAATGAAGTTCCTCAACGAGGTGCAGATAGAAAAACATATACAATCTCTGTGACTGATGGTGATAATAAAAATACCGTTAGAGTTTCAGATCCTATTGAAGATGAAGCATTAGGTGAATTGATAGGTTTTCTAAATAAGCTAAGCAAGAAAATCTGAAGTGTTTTCTTAATAAGAAGAATCAACCTTTTCAACTATTCATTGAAAGGAGCTTTAACTTTTTTACCTTATCAATATCCTTTCAAAAAACATCTTATTACCAACTGCTACCTGAATAACATACACACCTGGCTTAAATCGTTCTTTAATAGGTAAAACTGTTCTGGCAGATGTTATATCACATGTGGTTTTTTCATTATACTGTTTTTTTCCTTTTGAGTCAAACACCGAAATATGAACTCGCGGATCATCCACGTAACCAAGTAAGCTAAGAGTGATAATGCCTTTGTCAGTAGGGTTCAAATAGGCGAGAATTCTTGCAATAGTATCTGCTCCCGAAGCTTGTATTAATTCTACATTTTCAGTTTCTTCATAAGGTGTAATATAGGG
The Sporocytophaga myxococcoides DSM 11118 genome window above contains:
- a CDS encoding M4 family metallopeptidase, which codes for MCNNHDPNHRHSIHCILAPHILRAIVKNGTSEQRQKAITTLANDSTFRALRNYTNATLAGTGPVTMISPGNKQRTIIDAKNLQSTEGKIVRFEGDPATNDPAVDEAYDGLGVTYDFFWNIFERHSIDDEGMPLQGIVHFGKEYNNAFWDGQKMTFGDGDDDLFKRFTISLDVIGHELAHGVTEDEAGLVYFNQAGALNESMSDVFGSMVKQYKLNQSSDKADWLIGAELLSDKINGKALRSMSDPGSAYDDPVLGKDPQPKHMNDFVNTFEDNGGVHINSGIPNRAFYLAATSIGGFAWERAGKIWYETLKDARLRANTGFKRFANLTVYNAVRLFGQGSQEEQAVLNAWNEVGIKTSVKEPLQYAH
- a CDS encoding winged helix-turn-helix domain-containing protein, producing the protein MEKKDYLVSGRIWVQSGDGAFLGSGRVELLKKIKEYGSITQAAKSMNMAYRHAWRLIDSMNTMSAIKLVSTKTGGKKGGGAFLTEEGEKAIHEFDNLERAFNEFLQEQSSKIVF
- a CDS encoding protealysin inhibitor emfourin, encoding MLIEFKSDGGIAYFPGLNRSKLINTDSLNNEDSMKARELVHRCRFFSISYNEVPQRGADRKTYTISVTDGDNKNTVRVSDPIEDEALGELIGFLNKLSKKI
- a CDS encoding tetratricopeptide repeat protein; the protein is MIFNSSERARLLIDQRRFKEAEDELKKCLSSDPNNPEVFSLLCICKWHEGKYDEAEDFIKSAISLAPANPYLLYIYSKVLLDQDKLDQAEKYIIEAISIDPLVADFFGLRSSVFLQRKNWELALHYANKGLALEPDNLTCLNIRSTALLKLDRKQESYDTIHEALHYDPENPITHSNLGWGLLEKGDHKKALVHFGKALQIDPELEYAKHGLVESLKARYWIYRIFLKYAFWIGNMKSGAQWGILIGFFFGSKVLGFLADRFPALNPFILPFITLYILFAISTWIIRPITNLFLRLNVYGRYALTQTEIQTSNFVGISLCIGLASLLIYPFFLNDLLLFTGIFGLSMMIPLSSMLTPPKKNNKRVLVIYTSILALIGITGLFCFASGLEIAQTMGYIYLIGIMVFQWVGNAMIIGR
- the modA gene encoding molybdate ABC transporter substrate-binding protein, which produces MKMIFKKNIHILFLLILTCNSFAQKTVTVAVAANAQFAMKEIEKNFEKETGINLELIINSSGKITAQVKEGAPFDIFLSADMQFPEALYKEGFTVTKPEVYAYGSLVLWSMSKLEKSNIKAILISDKFDKVAIANPKLAPYGEAAVEVLNYYKIFKTIEPRIVNGESISQVNQYVISRAADLGFTAKSVVLSPEMTNKGTWIELDAKSYSPIAQGIVLLKKSKEQNFKEAELFYKYLFSEKAKSVFKKYGYSVS